The Nocardioides ginsengisegetis region TGCTCGTCGCCACGGACGTCGGGGCGTTCGCCTCGGGCCCGCGCGGGGTCACGCAGTCGACACCGAAGTTCGCCCGTCTCGGCGGCCTGCCGTCCGCGCCGGTCGCGAGCATCACGACCAAGCCGGGCAACCCCAACAAGGCGGTCCTGGCGATGTTCGGCCGCGGCGTGTGGACCTACGACTTCGCCAAGCGGATCCCGGTCCCGGTCGACCCGGGCCCGCCGCCGACCCCGACCATCGGCCACGAGTACGCCCACTGGGACTTCGAGAACGGCGCCCAGTCCTGGACCGCCGACGGCGTTCCGCTGACGTGGTCGCAGGGCTCACCCGGACACGGTGCCGACGCGGCCTCGGACGACTCCGGCCAGGCCTGGGCCATCGCCGGCCCCACGGGCTACGTCGACAACATGGACGCCTCGCTGACCTCCCCGGCCACGGCCGGGACCGGCGGCGCGACGGTCGTGGAGTGGTGGATGAAGATGGACACCGAGGGCGGCTTCGACCCGGTCTCGGTCGAGTGGTCCTCCGACGGGACGACGTGGAAGCAGCTGGCGGAGTTCTCCGGCAAGAACCCCGCTGCCCCGGGCTGGTCGCGCTACGCCCTGAAGTTCACCGCCCCGGCGGGGAACGTCCAGGTCCGCTTCCACTTCACCTCCGACTCCCTCTGCTCGGCGATCGGTGGGCCGCTGTGCTCCTCGACCTCCGGCTGGGACGGCGTGCACGTCGACGACGTCCGACTCGGCGCCGCCGGTTGACCGCTGGTTGAGGTGCGAAGGCCCCCTGGGGGCCTGAGCCTCGAAACCCGGTGAGACGAGCAGCGGCGGTGACCCACGTGGGTCACCGCCGCTGCGTTGTTGCGATGGTCAGGGACGGATCAGCAGCGCGTCCCCGACCGGTCGCTCCCCGGTGGCGTCCGAGGGGTGCGAGATGACCTGGCCGTCGACCACCATCGTGGTCGAGCCGCCGCCGTCGAGGTTGATCGCGTCGACGAGCCCCAGCGACTTCGCCACCGCGGCGGCCTCGGGTCCGGAGAGCCCGAGGTCCTGGTCGGTGCGCCCGTCGACGGTGATGAGCACGGTGCGGCCCTGCCCGTCGATCCCCGCGATGGTGCGCGGGTTGCGCTTGATGAACCAGCCGTACTGGAAGCTCGGGTCGCCCGGGTGGACGAAGCCGTCGCGCTTCTGGGTGATGTCGATCTTCCCGTCGCGGACGAGCAGCGGCCCGCCGTTGGTGATGGTGGTGCCGCGCGGCGTCGCGACCGGCCGGCCGCCGGACTCCAGCCGGGGGTGGAGCGAGACCTCGTCGCCGACCCTGACCCCTGCGAGGAGCGACACGTCGTCCCCGGTCGCCTGGAGGGCCGTCTGGCCGGGGGCGAGGGCGGTGCCGCGGGAGTCGCGCACCGCGGTGATGGCGCCCTTCTCGACGACGACCTCGCGCCCGGGGCCCTGCGGCGTGGACGCGGCGTACTCCCGGGTGAACGCCACCAGCTCACTCCCGTCCGCGCACGTGACGTCGTGCAGCGGCAGGTCCGTCGGGGCGTCGGTCGCGTCGCCGCCGCAGTTGCGGATCAGGCCCGGAACCCGGTCCATGCCGTCGAGGTCGAGGGATCGCCCGTCGACCTCGACGGTCCCACCCCACGTCAGACGTCGTACGGCGCTCCCGCGGGCGTCGTCGTGCAGCACGAGCGCCGGGCGGTCGTCGGTGGACTCCGAGACGATCCGGCCGTCGTAGACGCCGGCACCCGCCGGGTCGCCGGGCGCGCCGGCGGCGGGATCGAGCACGAAGAAGCCGGAGTTGATCGCGGCCGTGGCGCCGCCGGCGGCGGCCAGGTCCGAGGTCCTCTCCCGCTGGTAGAGGTCGGGCCCGAACGACCCGCCCAGGTGGCCCGAGAACGTGCGCGGGTCGATGCGCAGGACGTTGACGTGCCACGGACCGCGGTCCGAGGCGTCGCCGTCCCAGCCGGTGTAGACCGACGAGGCCGTCTCGCCGGCCGCCGCCAGGCGGGCCTTCTCGGCGTCCGCGTCGGCCTTCGTGGTGAAGCTGCCGACGCGCACCCGGTAGCCCAGGACGCCGGCCGCGACGTCCGCGGTCTGCGGCTGGCGCACCCGCTCGACCCGGGCTGCGAAACCCTTGGCGGTCAGCCGGTCGGCCTCCGCACGCGCGCTGGCCTCGTCGGAGATCGCCTTGGGTGGCGCGTCCGGGTCGGGGGACGTGCTGGTCGCCGGGATGGCGGCCTCCTCCGTCCAGCGCAGGCTCGGATCCGTGCCCCCGCGGGTGATCCGCGTCAGCGTGACCCCGGGCTGGAGGGTCGTGGTGGTGCGCGACTCGGGCAGGTCGGCCGGCCCGAGGTCC contains the following coding sequences:
- a CDS encoding phosphodiester glycosidase family protein, translating into MTGRRRTLQRSAAAFVCGVAVAAAGTTGTVAPALAGTSGAHLDLGPADLPESRTTTTLQPGVTLTRITRGGTDPSLRWTEEAAIPATSTSPDPDAPPKAISDEASARAEADRLTAKGFAARVERVRQPQTADVAAGVLGYRVRVGSFTTKADADAEKARLAAAGETASSVYTGWDGDASDRGPWHVNVLRIDPRTFSGHLGGSFGPDLYQRERTSDLAAAGGATAAINSGFFVLDPAAGAPGDPAGAGVYDGRIVSESTDDRPALVLHDDARGSAVRRLTWGGTVEVDGRSLDLDGMDRVPGLIRNCGGDATDAPTDLPLHDVTCADGSELVAFTREYAASTPQGPGREVVVEKGAITAVRDSRGTALAPGQTALQATGDDVSLLAGVRVGDEVSLHPRLESGGRPVATPRGTTITNGGPLLVRDGKIDITQKRDGFVHPGDPSFQYGWFIKRNPRTIAGIDGQGRTVLITVDGRTDQDLGLSGPEAAAVAKSLGLVDAINLDGGGSTTMVVDGQVISHPSDATGERPVGDALLIRP